Proteins encoded together in one Shewanella oneidensis MR-1 window:
- a CDS encoding SGNH/GDSL hydrolase family protein, with product MHPLRNGSQATARPAIKPLIGTAGWFTESGDNNVPSYPGADWFNHVIAEFQNALAEMGVTFDPTKDDHLQIIFAYFKDYLEQIGMTVSDNEQVLQTLFSASVVPAKFTAAALSFFNSKKSTSILGDSITHGAFSGNLFSNGWARLFARALNAEYGSSSYGFTPFLTLGTGPNLSIDVHNVSISAGWVNFDSNNAESVVTGQFFRSQASGNTISFNLPTFMPRGKLHFVKKPTGGTFDVSINGVVTNTVDTNGVLDEFSSVEFALTDNGLGSCTVLITTTSTNDVDFFGISYLSSSLETVCHNFSISGRRLRYVGDNVLQTVCENSHTLIMALGHNDYGETDLSYQNSVSAKIDFLIEQVNANKVLVVVPDFCWSADKNNWMRVLLKKLATQTNGVYVDLPSSLLKNDGSPADSNHLINVLGMWVDGSHPNERGNAWVFEMIGKAMKLSCTSKVQTLGNHDYRVPLQLSPAVSIKNSLTTTLSSVVRSGNALLLNFYITKNTVEPIPVGQYVLCSGWPDRFDFSGIQGSVFPVMQIDGSTIIGGVVVSASGEVVLNITSLSVYNDLYFQVAVARNK from the coding sequence ATAAAGCCTTTAATTGGCACTGCTGGTTGGTTCACTGAGTCTGGTGATAACAACGTCCCAAGCTACCCAGGTGCAGATTGGTTTAACCATGTGATCGCAGAGTTTCAGAATGCCTTGGCTGAGATGGGGGTTACGTTTGATCCAACAAAAGACGACCATTTACAAATCATATTTGCATACTTTAAGGATTATCTTGAACAGATAGGCATGACTGTAAGTGATAATGAGCAGGTACTACAGACATTGTTTTCAGCAAGTGTTGTCCCTGCAAAATTCACTGCTGCGGCACTTTCATTTTTCAACTCTAAAAAATCTACTTCAATTTTAGGGGATTCAATTACCCATGGTGCGTTTTCAGGCAATTTATTTAGCAATGGATGGGCTAGGCTTTTTGCAAGAGCACTTAATGCAGAATATGGCTCATCTAGCTATGGATTTACTCCGTTTTTAACGCTTGGAACTGGTCCAAATTTAAGCATAGATGTACATAATGTATCCATCTCTGCCGGTTGGGTTAATTTTGATAGTAATAATGCTGAGTCAGTAGTAACTGGGCAGTTTTTTAGATCGCAGGCAAGTGGAAATACTATTTCTTTCAATTTACCTACTTTTATGCCTCGGGGTAAGCTGCATTTTGTTAAAAAGCCAACCGGTGGTACTTTTGATGTTTCGATAAATGGAGTAGTTACAAACACCGTTGATACAAATGGTGTTTTAGATGAATTTTCATCTGTAGAGTTTGCATTAACCGATAATGGCTTAGGTTCATGCACGGTTTTAATCACCACAACAAGCACTAATGATGTTGATTTTTTTGGTATTTCTTACCTTAGTTCGTCTTTGGAAACTGTATGCCATAATTTTAGCATCTCAGGCCGTCGGCTTAGATATGTTGGTGATAATGTGTTACAAACCGTCTGCGAAAATTCACACACTCTTATCATGGCTTTAGGCCACAACGATTATGGCGAAACCGATTTGTCTTATCAAAATTCAGTATCTGCTAAAATTGATTTTTTGATAGAGCAAGTTAATGCTAACAAGGTGTTAGTAGTAGTTCCTGATTTTTGTTGGTCAGCGGATAAAAACAATTGGATGAGAGTTTTGCTTAAAAAATTAGCGACTCAAACTAATGGTGTTTATGTGGATCTGCCATCTTCTCTGTTGAAAAATGATGGCTCTCCAGCTGATTCTAACCATTTGATTAACGTTTTAGGTATGTGGGTTGATGGTAGTCATCCAAATGAGAGAGGAAATGCTTGGGTATTTGAGATGATAGGTAAAGCTATGAAGCTATCATGTACTAGCAAAGTCCAGACATTGGGAAATCATGATTATCGAGTACCTTTACAGTTGTCTCCTGCTGTATCAATTAAAAACTCACTAACTACTACCCTGTCATCGGTTGTTAGAAGTGGAAATGCATTGTTGTTAAATTTTTATATAACTAAAAATACAGTAGAGCCAATTCCAGTAGGGCAATATGTCTTATGTTCCGGATGGCCTGATAGGTTTGATTTCTCTGGGATACAAGGCTCAGTTTTTCCTGTCATGCAAATCGACGGTTCTACTATTATTGGTGGTGTTGTTGTTAGTGCTTCTGGTGAGGTAGTCCTAAATATCACTTCCTTATCAGTGTATAACGATCTTTATTTCCAAGTAGCAGTAGCTAGAAACAAATAA
- the topA gene encoding type I DNA topoisomerase, whose translation MGKSLVIVESPAKAKTINKYLGKEFIVKSSVGHIRDLPTSSISDGTEKVKSAAEVKKMSPEEKARYKKVKDHQALVSRMGVNPEKGWAAKYQILPGKEKVVKELQALADSADQIYLATDLDREGEAIAWHLQEVIGGDPSRYQRVVFNEITKSAIQEAFSKPASLDTNMVNAQQARRFLDRVVGFMVSPLLWKKVARGLSAGRVQSVAVRLVVERESEIKAFVPEEFWDVHAQLNTPSSEALRMEVVKYLDSAFEPTNEQQALAAVQALSSASFKVIAREDKATQSKPSAPFITSTLQQAASTRLGFGVKKTMMMAQRLYEAGHITYMRTDSTNLSQEALDSVREMIGKEYGAKYLPAEPIRYGSKEGAQEAHEAIRPSNVKVEAAALTDMERDAQRLYELIWRQFVSCQMTPALYDATKLTVKAADYELKATGRILRFDGWTRVQTAIKKKNEEDNTLPAVNEGDVLSLVELEPKQHFTKPPARYSEASLVKELEKRGIGRPSTYATIISTIQERGYVKVENRRFYAEKMGEIVSERLVNSFAELMSYDFTASMEQTLDDVAKGELDWKKVLDGFYADFTKQLEKAELAPEEGGMRLNQMVMTNIKCPTCGRPMGIRTGTTGVFLGCSGYELPPKERCKTTMNLTPGIEAISDSEDAETDALRAKHRCGICGTAMDSYLLDEKRKLHVCGNNPVCEGYEVEEGQFKIKGYEGPLIECDRCGHDMELKNGRFGKYFGCTNEECKNTRKLLKNGEAAPPKEDPIYLPELKCSKSDAHFVLRDGAAGIFLAASTFPKSRETRAPLVEELVKYREFLWPKYQYLADAPIADDDGNKAVVKFSRKTKDQYVATEVDGKATGWSAHYVNGKWVSESSAKKAKK comes from the coding sequence ATGGGTAAATCGCTAGTTATTGTCGAATCACCGGCCAAAGCTAAGACCATCAATAAATATCTTGGCAAAGAATTCATCGTTAAATCGAGCGTGGGTCATATCCGTGATCTACCTACATCTTCTATATCTGACGGCACTGAAAAGGTGAAATCCGCCGCCGAAGTGAAGAAGATGTCGCCAGAAGAAAAGGCGCGATACAAAAAGGTGAAAGACCATCAAGCGCTGGTATCGCGTATGGGCGTTAACCCTGAAAAGGGCTGGGCGGCTAAATATCAAATCCTACCGGGTAAAGAGAAAGTCGTTAAAGAGCTGCAAGCCTTAGCGGATTCTGCTGACCAAATTTATCTCGCAACGGACTTAGACCGTGAAGGGGAAGCAATCGCCTGGCATTTGCAAGAGGTGATTGGTGGCGATCCTTCACGGTATCAGCGTGTGGTGTTTAACGAGATCACCAAATCAGCGATTCAAGAAGCCTTTAGCAAGCCTGCATCCCTCGATACCAATATGGTCAATGCTCAGCAAGCACGGCGCTTTTTAGACCGTGTGGTGGGCTTTATGGTGTCACCTTTGTTGTGGAAAAAGGTCGCCCGCGGTTTATCAGCAGGCCGAGTGCAATCGGTTGCTGTGCGCTTAGTGGTTGAACGCGAAAGTGAAATCAAAGCCTTTGTGCCAGAAGAGTTTTGGGATGTACATGCCCAGCTTAATACCCCTAGCAGCGAAGCGCTGCGGATGGAAGTGGTTAAGTATTTAGATTCGGCCTTTGAGCCCACCAATGAGCAGCAAGCGTTAGCCGCAGTGCAAGCTTTATCTTCGGCAAGCTTTAAAGTGATTGCCCGTGAAGATAAAGCGACTCAAAGTAAACCTTCGGCTCCCTTTATTACCTCCACCTTACAGCAAGCAGCCAGTACTCGTTTAGGCTTTGGGGTGAAGAAAACCATGATGATGGCCCAGCGCTTATACGAAGCTGGCCATATCACGTATATGCGTACTGACTCGACTAACCTAAGCCAAGAAGCCTTAGACAGCGTACGTGAGATGATCGGCAAAGAATACGGCGCCAAGTATTTACCTGCCGAGCCAATCCGCTACGGCTCTAAGGAAGGCGCTCAAGAGGCGCACGAAGCGATTCGCCCATCGAACGTAAAAGTAGAAGCCGCGGCATTAACCGATATGGAACGCGATGCCCAGCGCCTATACGAACTGATTTGGCGTCAATTTGTCTCATGCCAGATGACTCCCGCCCTATACGATGCCACTAAATTGACCGTAAAAGCGGCTGACTACGAGCTTAAAGCAACGGGGCGAATTTTGCGTTTTGACGGTTGGACGCGCGTTCAGACCGCAATCAAGAAGAAAAACGAAGAAGATAATACGCTACCCGCGGTGAATGAAGGCGACGTATTATCCCTCGTTGAACTCGAGCCGAAACAGCATTTTACCAAGCCGCCAGCGCGATACAGTGAAGCGTCATTGGTTAAAGAATTAGAAAAACGCGGTATTGGTCGCCCATCGACTTACGCCACTATTATTTCGACTATCCAAGAACGCGGTTATGTCAAAGTTGAAAACCGTCGCTTTTATGCCGAAAAAATGGGCGAAATTGTCAGTGAACGCTTAGTAAATAGTTTTGCCGAGTTGATGAGTTATGACTTCACCGCCAGTATGGAGCAGACTCTAGACGATGTCGCCAAAGGTGAGCTGGATTGGAAAAAAGTCCTTGATGGTTTCTATGCGGATTTCACTAAACAGTTAGAGAAAGCTGAACTTGCACCAGAAGAAGGCGGTATGCGCCTTAATCAAATGGTGATGACCAATATTAAATGTCCGACTTGCGGGCGTCCAATGGGGATCCGTACCGGCACCACAGGGGTTTTCCTTGGTTGTTCTGGCTATGAGCTACCGCCAAAAGAGCGCTGCAAAACCACCATGAACTTAACGCCAGGCATTGAAGCGATAAGCGACAGCGAAGATGCTGAAACCGATGCGTTACGTGCGAAGCACCGCTGTGGCATATGTGGCACTGCGATGGACAGTTACCTTCTTGACGAGAAACGCAAACTGCATGTTTGTGGTAATAACCCAGTTTGTGAAGGTTATGAGGTCGAAGAAGGACAATTTAAGATTAAAGGTTATGAAGGGCCGTTAATCGAATGTGACCGTTGTGGCCATGATATGGAACTGAAAAACGGTCGTTTCGGCAAGTATTTCGGCTGTACTAACGAGGAATGTAAGAATACCCGTAAGTTACTGAAAAATGGCGAAGCTGCGCCTCCAAAAGAAGATCCCATTTATCTGCCTGAGCTGAAATGCAGTAAATCGGATGCGCACTTTGTACTGCGTGATGGTGCCGCGGGGATTTTCTTAGCGGCGAGTACGTTCCCTAAATCGAGGGAAACCCGTGCGCCATTGGTTGAAGAGTTGGTCAAATACCGAGAATTCTTATGGCCTAAGTATCAGTATCTTGCTGATGCGCCTATCGCCGATGATGACGGTAATAAGGCGGTGGTGAAGTTTAGCCGTAAGACCAAAGACCAATATGTGGCGACCGAGGTTGACGGTAAAGCCACTGGATGGTCCGCCCATTATGTCAATGGCAAGTGGGTAAGCGAATCGTCAGCTAAAAAAGCGAAGAAATAA
- the astB gene encoding N-succinylarginine dihydrolase yields the protein MKHFEANFDGLVGPTHNYAGLSFGNVASLNNAALVSNPKAAAKQGLQKAKALADLGMIQGMLAPQERPDLNTLRRIGFSGSDAQVLQQAAKTAPALLNACCSASSMWTANAATVSPSADTRDGKLHFTPANLVDKLHRSIEPITTGRILTATFNDPHYFYHHNHLPEHNSFGDEGAANHTRLCQEYGHAGVELFVYGQEATNPHAPKPLKFPARQTLEASMAIARLHQLEEDNCVFIQQNPAVIDQGVFHNDVIAVGNQNVLFYHEQAFLNTQAKLDEIKRKLDTELYFIEVPTAKVSINDAVKSYLFNTQIITLPSGEMAIIAPTDCQENPAVYAYLNELLSLNTPIKQVLYFDVKQSMQNGGGPACLRLRVAMNEREVAAVNQHTLLTDALFTRLNTWVEKHYRDRLSTEDLADPQLVIESRTALDELTQIMKLGSVYPFQR from the coding sequence ATGAAGCACTTTGAAGCGAATTTCGACGGACTCGTTGGGCCAACCCACAATTATGCCGGTTTGTCTTTTGGCAATGTGGCCTCACTCAACAACGCCGCTTTAGTCTCAAATCCTAAAGCCGCCGCTAAGCAAGGTTTGCAAAAAGCCAAAGCACTCGCTGATTTAGGGATGATCCAAGGCATGTTAGCGCCACAAGAGCGCCCCGATCTTAACACGCTGCGCCGAATTGGTTTTTCTGGCAGTGATGCCCAAGTTTTACAACAAGCGGCTAAAACGGCCCCAGCACTGCTCAATGCCTGTTGCAGTGCTTCAAGCATGTGGACGGCCAATGCGGCAACTGTATCACCCAGTGCTGACACCCGTGACGGTAAACTACATTTTACGCCCGCCAATCTGGTCGATAAGTTGCATCGCAGCATCGAGCCCATCACAACGGGGCGCATCTTAACAGCAACTTTCAATGATCCCCACTATTTTTATCATCATAATCATTTACCTGAGCATAATAGCTTCGGTGATGAAGGCGCCGCCAACCACACTCGCCTATGCCAAGAATACGGCCATGCTGGAGTGGAACTCTTCGTTTATGGGCAAGAGGCAACAAATCCTCATGCACCTAAACCACTGAAATTTCCGGCAAGACAAACCCTCGAAGCCTCAATGGCAATAGCCAGACTGCATCAACTCGAAGAAGATAATTGTGTCTTTATTCAGCAAAATCCCGCAGTGATTGATCAAGGCGTATTCCACAATGATGTGATTGCTGTGGGTAACCAAAACGTGCTGTTTTACCACGAGCAAGCGTTTTTAAATACGCAGGCAAAATTAGATGAAATAAAACGCAAACTGGATACCGAGTTATATTTTATTGAGGTCCCTACGGCAAAAGTCTCGATAAACGATGCGGTGAAGAGTTACCTGTTTAATACCCAAATCATCACCCTTCCTTCAGGGGAAATGGCGATTATTGCGCCGACAGACTGCCAAGAAAATCCAGCCGTTTACGCGTATTTAAATGAGCTACTCAGCTTAAATACCCCCATCAAACAAGTGCTGTATTTCGATGTGAAACAAAGCATGCAAAATGGCGGAGGACCTGCTTGTTTACGCTTACGAGTCGCCATGAATGAGCGCGAAGTTGCCGCAGTAAACCAACACACGCTGCTCACCGATGCCTTATTTACCCGTTTGAATACTTGGGTTGAAAAACACTACCGCGACCGTTTGTCGACTGAAGATTTAGCAGACCCACAATTAGTTATCGAATCGCGCACTGCATTAGATGAACTGACTCAAATCATGAAATTAGGCAGCGTTTATCCCTTCCAACGATAA
- a CDS encoding GNAT family N-acetyltransferase, with protein MQVAQTPRLILRQLTPEDASFILVLLNTQGFIDNIGDKGVRTLQDAKDYIANGPAISYREHGFGLFAVELAENRFPIGICGLIKRPTLANVDLGYAFLPQYWGKGYAFEAAAASLELGKTLGIERIVAIVSPHNQASKALLSKLGMKFETQLQLTPNDAPVELFGQ; from the coding sequence ATGCAAGTTGCCCAAACCCCAAGATTAATCCTTCGGCAGTTAACTCCTGAGGATGCTTCATTTATTTTGGTGCTACTTAATACCCAAGGTTTTATCGATAATATTGGCGATAAGGGTGTGCGCACGCTGCAGGATGCAAAGGATTATATCGCCAATGGTCCAGCCATCAGTTATCGCGAGCATGGTTTTGGCTTGTTTGCGGTGGAACTTGCCGAAAATCGTTTTCCAATTGGGATCTGCGGGTTAATTAAGAGGCCCACGCTGGCGAATGTGGATTTAGGCTATGCTTTTTTGCCCCAGTATTGGGGTAAGGGTTACGCCTTTGAGGCCGCAGCAGCATCCCTTGAGCTGGGTAAAACCCTTGGCATTGAGCGCATTGTGGCCATTGTGAGCCCGCATAACCAAGCCTCGAAAGCTTTACTGAGTAAATTAGGAATGAAGTTTGAGACCCAGTTGCAGCTCACGCCTAATGATGCTCCAGTTGAATTGTTCGGCCAATAA
- a CDS encoding NAD(P)H nitroreductase — MDAIELLLTRQSTPRLTSPAPNERELKIILDAAIRVPDHGALAPWEFIIATGKGLDTLADIYVYAAKASGGDEDFIHKAKGMPMRAPMVITVVAKTQQHPKVPVLEQQIAAGCATMAMQQAAFALGLGAVWRTGDFAFDANVNAALGLAPEDQIVGFLYVGTPAVAAPIKLQKDGSQYARYL, encoded by the coding sequence TTGGACGCTATCGAACTTTTACTCACTCGCCAATCCACCCCAAGATTAACTTCTCCGGCGCCTAACGAGCGCGAGCTAAAAATCATCTTAGATGCTGCGATACGGGTACCGGATCATGGTGCTTTAGCACCCTGGGAATTCATTATTGCCACGGGGAAGGGATTAGACACCTTAGCGGATATCTATGTTTATGCCGCCAAAGCCAGTGGCGGTGACGAGGATTTTATTCATAAAGCCAAAGGGATGCCGATGCGAGCTCCTATGGTGATAACGGTTGTTGCTAAAACGCAGCAACATCCTAAAGTGCCAGTGCTCGAGCAGCAAATTGCTGCGGGCTGCGCTACGATGGCCATGCAGCAGGCCGCATTTGCTTTAGGATTAGGTGCGGTGTGGCGTACTGGGGATTTTGCCTTTGATGCCAATGTGAATGCGGCATTAGGCTTAGCACCAGAGGATCAAATTGTGGGCTTTTTATATGTAGGCACCCCTGCAGTTGCTGCCCCAATTAAACTCCAAAAAGACGGCAGCCAGTACGCCCGTTATTTATAA
- a CDS encoding DoxX family protein, whose translation MSFVTFYQKSLNVSHLFDGLAPLALRLYLAPVLMQAGYNKLTHFDDTVAWFANPDWGLGLPMPTLMAALAAGTEFFGAILLLLGLATRLISIPLMITMLVAAFTVHWPNGWLAIADGRSWLANDRVLEAGEKLAQAKSLLQEYGNYDWLTSSGNLVVLNNGIEFAVTYFIMLLALLSLGGGRYTSLDYLIASRYGVK comes from the coding sequence ATGTCCTTCGTTACTTTTTACCAAAAATCACTCAATGTTAGCCATTTGTTTGATGGGCTAGCGCCCTTAGCCCTTAGACTTTATCTTGCGCCCGTACTGATGCAGGCGGGGTATAACAAACTTACCCACTTTGACGATACGGTTGCTTGGTTTGCTAATCCCGACTGGGGGCTGGGTCTACCAATGCCGACATTAATGGCCGCGCTGGCGGCGGGCACTGAGTTTTTTGGGGCGATTTTGTTATTACTCGGATTAGCTACGCGACTGATTTCTATCCCGCTGATGATTACAATGCTGGTGGCCGCTTTTACCGTGCATTGGCCGAATGGTTGGTTGGCGATTGCCGATGGCCGTTCATGGCTTGCTAACGATCGCGTACTGGAAGCGGGCGAAAAACTTGCTCAAGCCAAATCTCTGCTGCAGGAGTATGGCAATTACGATTGGCTAACCAGTTCAGGTAACTTGGTTGTATTGAATAACGGAATTGAGTTTGCGGTGACTTATTTTATTATGCTTTTGGCGTTATTGAGTCTGGGAGGAGGGCGATACACGAGCCTTGATTATCTTATCGCTTCGCGTTATGGCGTAAAGTAA
- a CDS encoding DUF6279 family lipoprotein, whose translation MKKTMLLLVMLLGLSACSTKFSYHFLDWAIGWELDDYVTLNKTQQKSMDKLIEKFVLWHQSEELTHYVAQLTEVEHLIQTNTLTPALWAEHVTLAKRHWFRLFEFALPDMLPIIGSLTEAQVKQILAQSRKDEQELIKEFAGKTPEQLQQDADDNLNEQFNDWLGSVSDEQKQLIHQYNQQRLSTLDMWLDYRHEWLRQFEIALGQRSDIPLLTERLTLLMTQPDELKSEKHRAILRQNTEAFGALLLAINASLSPKQSKHFYKKLNKLIQDLRELNQEGIEKATMAVKD comes from the coding sequence ATGAAAAAAACCATGTTGCTGTTGGTAATGCTGTTAGGATTATCCGCCTGTTCGACTAAGTTCAGTTATCATTTTCTGGACTGGGCCATCGGCTGGGAATTAGATGACTATGTCACTTTAAATAAAACCCAGCAAAAAAGTATGGATAAACTTATCGAAAAGTTTGTGCTTTGGCATCAATCTGAAGAGCTTACTCACTATGTGGCTCAGTTAACCGAAGTTGAACATCTCATTCAAACCAATACCTTAACCCCTGCGCTTTGGGCTGAGCATGTCACACTCGCCAAGCGGCATTGGTTTAGGTTATTTGAATTTGCGCTACCTGACATGTTGCCCATCATTGGGTCCTTAACTGAAGCACAGGTAAAGCAAATTCTCGCCCAGTCTCGAAAAGACGAGCAGGAATTGATTAAGGAGTTTGCTGGTAAAACTCCTGAGCAGCTTCAGCAAGATGCTGATGATAATTTGAACGAACAATTCAATGACTGGCTTGGTAGTGTCAGTGATGAGCAAAAACAGCTTATCCATCAATATAATCAACAGCGGTTATCCACCTTGGATATGTGGCTCGACTATCGCCATGAATGGCTACGCCAGTTTGAGATTGCCCTAGGGCAGCGCAGCGATATTCCGCTGCTGACCGAGCGTTTGACTTTGCTGATGACACAGCCAGACGAGCTTAAATCAGAAAAACACCGCGCCATTTTAAGGCAAAATACCGAGGCCTTTGGTGCTTTATTGCTGGCTATCAATGCCAGCTTGTCACCTAAACAGTCCAAACATTTTTATAAGAAGCTGAACAAACTGATCCAAGATCTAAGGGAGTTAAATCAAGAGGGTATCGAAAAGGCGACTATGGCTGTGAAAGATTAA
- a CDS encoding phosphotransferase, whose protein sequence is MLPLSAEEFARLVPILRQAGLSHVTHIHELAGGLSNHNYHIQTPTTQYALRLNAEAADRFCSREQELFYWRNLAKAKLAPELIWTSCDHRYYLSAFIESQDIASLLNASQIPDMLGDWADVRGALNWKNLAYQCSAAEFTLGEQRLQTWLQAHAENFECALHQACMPQSFAAQLTPLALLESQCPNRVHSLLLQLLQRLRLQSAGPYHISVTEQWQQYHQQLLAFAATDKGSAWQTRLDLLLGLQPQIHRWTTVLADCLVAAQFCHRDLNPHNLLLKDNQLYCIDFEYATASHPLCELAVVLATHRLTPVQRHILVRQYLADHPGVTSTAITAVPAAIDMYWVFALYWALLIAAQTDAERQQEYLAWFDSFWSLVSQDA, encoded by the coding sequence ATGCTGCCGTTATCTGCAGAGGAGTTTGCAAGACTGGTACCTATATTACGCCAGGCAGGGCTAAGCCATGTCACGCACATCCACGAGTTGGCGGGTGGGTTAAGTAATCATAACTATCATATTCAAACGCCTACGACACAATACGCGTTACGCCTTAATGCCGAAGCTGCCGACCGATTTTGCTCACGCGAGCAGGAGTTGTTTTATTGGCGTAACCTGGCTAAGGCAAAGCTTGCGCCTGAGCTGATATGGACAAGTTGCGATCATCGTTACTATTTAAGTGCGTTTATCGAATCACAGGACATCGCCAGTTTACTTAATGCATCGCAGATACCGGACATGCTTGGCGATTGGGCGGATGTTCGTGGTGCGCTTAACTGGAAAAATTTAGCATATCAATGCAGTGCGGCTGAATTCACCCTTGGTGAACAGAGACTACAAACGTGGTTGCAAGCGCATGCTGAAAATTTTGAATGCGCATTACACCAGGCTTGTATGCCTCAGTCTTTTGCCGCACAGTTAACACCGCTCGCCTTACTTGAATCTCAGTGCCCAAATCGCGTGCATTCCTTATTGCTGCAATTATTGCAACGGTTACGTTTGCAATCGGCTGGGCCTTATCACATCAGCGTGACTGAGCAGTGGCAGCAATATCATCAACAGTTATTAGCCTTTGCTGCAACCGATAAAGGCAGCGCTTGGCAGACGCGGCTGGACTTATTATTGGGCTTACAACCGCAAATTCACCGTTGGACAACAGTGTTAGCCGATTGTTTAGTGGCGGCGCAATTTTGTCATCGAGACTTAAACCCACATAATTTGCTGCTAAAGGATAATCAGCTGTATTGTATCGACTTTGAATACGCCACAGCCTCCCATCCTTTATGTGAGTTGGCTGTTGTGCTGGCGACCCATAGATTAACGCCTGTGCAGCGGCATATTTTAGTGCGGCAATATCTTGCCGATCATCCAGGCGTTACATCCACGGCGATAACGGCGGTTCCTGCCGCGATTGACATGTATTGGGTGTTTGCGCTTTACTGGGCGCTACTGATAGCAGCGCAAACCGATGCTGAGCGTCAGCAGGAGTATCTTGCTTGGTTTGATAGCTTTTGGTCACTGGTAAGCCAAGACGCTTAA
- the pnuC gene encoding nicotinamide riboside transporter PnuC: MTDLWLTLVNSVNAALGEVHVMTAWEALAVVLAMAYLLLAMKASVWCWAAAFTSTAIYTVLFWKVALLMESMLNIYYMGMALYGYWLWTQGGDKHQGVKVTTWPLKTHLKLIAATTLVSLGIGHGMATFTQASFPYLDAATTCFAVMTTYLVAKKVLENWLYWVVIDLVSIYLYLSKGLMLTSLLFVLYVGLAVVGYFLWRTALAESRLNLNGERAAKLLG, translated from the coding sequence ATGACAGATTTATGGTTAACGCTAGTCAATAGTGTTAATGCGGCTCTAGGGGAAGTCCATGTGATGACCGCATGGGAAGCACTCGCTGTAGTACTTGCCATGGCATATTTGCTTTTGGCGATGAAGGCAAGCGTATGGTGCTGGGCAGCGGCGTTTACCAGCACGGCCATTTACACTGTGTTGTTTTGGAAAGTGGCATTGCTGATGGAGTCGATGCTCAATATCTATTATATGGGCATGGCACTTTATGGCTATTGGCTCTGGACCCAAGGTGGCGATAAACATCAAGGTGTTAAGGTGACCACTTGGCCGCTGAAAACCCATTTAAAGTTAATTGCAGCTACGACGCTAGTCTCACTTGGTATTGGTCATGGTATGGCGACCTTTACTCAAGCTTCTTTTCCTTATCTCGATGCTGCGACCACCTGCTTTGCGGTGATGACCACCTATTTAGTCGCTAAAAAGGTGTTGGAGAACTGGTTGTATTGGGTGGTTATCGATCTGGTGTCGATTTATCTTTACCTGAGTAAAGGGCTAATGCTGACATCATTATTATTTGTGCTTTATGTGGGGTTAGCTGTTGTGGGCTATTTCCTATGGCGCACCGCACTGGCTGAGAGTCGTCTCAATCTTAATGGCGAACGTGCCGCTAAGTTACTTGGTTAA